Below is a window of Colias croceus chromosome 15, ilColCroc2.1 DNA.
cacaatcaATTTAGTGTTAGTTTTAAGGAGTATTTCTACATTACTTTTATGGAAGTGCAGATTCTCCTGACACAAATTAGTCTTAAACCTATTGTAAAACAAGATTTAACCACCGACTGTGTATACAGACACACAgagatctttaaaattacacaaTTAATATTACGTTAGTGTTAAGGAGTATTTCTACATTACTTTTAAGGAAGTGCAGATTCTCCTGACACAAAATTAGTCTTAAACCTATTGTAAAACAAGATTTAAATACACCAAGTGCTATTGTCCACATACCTGGGCGCAACTTCTGTTGGTATCCAAGACCGATGAGTGACTTgttgttgatcttagcgtggaGGGAAGCATCTTGGTCAAGCGCGAACTTGGCTCCAACACCGAACAGTGTGTCCGAGGAACCGGCTTGCCACTTCATGCTGACACCGCAGTCCAGCTTGTCTGACACCTTCTGGTAGATGGAGCCGCCGAAGTCTTTGCCGTTGTCGCTGTAATATAGTGCGTGTGAGAAATGGGAAGTTTGGTCTCTAAATGGCAACTTTTAACAGAAAAAAGACAATTTGAAATCTAAAGCCACTTAAAatgctttttttattaaaaaattatcgaGTGTCCAAAACTAGTTCCAAAGAAGCAAAGAGCTAAGTCAGAGTcagttaaaaatgtttttcaaagTTTACTTACTAAGGATATGTtatgtaatacataaaatttaaattgacaTGAACATGAAACAAGCCTTTTACTCTAAATGTAATCTGtgttagtatattttatttacttctaCTTTTACAACTTACACGTTAGTGTGCAGAGCAAAGTCGTTGGACTGGTAGCCGAAGGCAAAGTTGTTCTTGGAGAACTTGGCCTTCTGCGTGTCGAACTGTGTGTTGGCGCCCGCGAGCCAGCCCTGGTACTTGAGGACCGCGGCCACGTCCACGATGGGACCGGCTAGGTCCAGGTCCACGTTGGTGTTGAGCGCTACTGTGTCGTTCGCGAAGGAAGACTTCAGCTTGCCGGTTTTGCTTCTGCGGGAGGGAAATTTGATTATAATCTTGTTGGTTTATTGTATTGTGGATTTaaggaaatttttatttatgtcataatctatgaatttttatttagtagtaGTATTTCTGtgtaaatactaaaataatgtagAAAACCATTATCTAAATTgttctaaaatatttgttatctttgtgtgcaattttcttaaataagaTAACTATGTAAAGTATTAAGCCATTAAAACTAACcaaatgtaaaattaacaattcttaaattcattattaaaatgtgttttcaAGGTTACACCTTGTGTTAAGGATTACATCATCctcaaaaaaaaacttacgaaaatttgttgtttaacatttaatatatacctatataacagtatgaaatatttttttattacttatatattatttacccGGTTTGTGGGGCGAATGTTCCCTCAAGGGTgatcttaagaccctgagcGATCTTGTCTTGAATAGTGATATCGGTGGCAAGTGTGTTGTCTGTGTTCCATTTCTCTGTGAATGTTAGGCCGTAGTCCTTTACGGCATATTTGGAGGAAAGGCTACCGAAAACCTgcaaataattgaatattatataaaatgttagaAAAACCTTTAGAAATTCACTTTCATACTTCTTGGTgatgatatttaattaaatattgtaatagtaaaaaatattgatcatTGAGATATTTAGAAAATTGCATAAGTTGTGTAATATCTGCAATAGTGTAGATAAATTGGCATTCTTAGGCACATATCTGACTgtgttataaaatgaattcttATCtctataacataatttaa
It encodes the following:
- the LOC123698124 gene encoding voltage-dependent anion-selective channel-like isoform X2; its protein translation is MSPPYYSDLGKKANDVFGKGYHFGVFKLDLKTKSEAGVEFSSGITSNQESGKVFGSLSSKYAVKDYGLTFTEKWNTDNTLATDITIQDKIAQGLKITLEGTFAPQTGSKTGKLKSSFANDTVALNTNVDLDLAGPIVDVAAVLKYQGWLAGANTQFDTQKAKFSKNNFAFGYQSNDFALHTNVDNGKDFGGSIYQKVSDKLDCGVSMKWQAGSSDTLFGVGAKFALDQDASLHAKINNKSLIGLGYQQKLRPGVTLTLSAAIDGQNFNAGGHKVGVALELEP
- the LOC123698124 gene encoding voltage-dependent anion-selective channel-like isoform X1, whose product is MSPPYYSDLGKKANDVFGKGYHFGVFKLDLKTKSEAGVEFSSGITSNQESGKVFGSLSSKYAVKDYGLTFTEKWNTDNTLATDITIQDKIAQGLKITLEGTFAPQTGSKTGKLKSSFANDTVALNTNVDLDLAGPIVDVAAVLKYQGWLAGANTQFDTQKAKFSKNNFAFGYQSNDFALHTNVDNGKDFGGSIYQKVSDKLDCGVSMKWQAGSSDTLFGVGAKFALDQDASLHAKINNKSLIGLGYQQKLRPGMWTIALGVFKSCFTIGLRLILCQENLHFHKSNVEILLKTNTKLIVLF